From a single Rhinolophus ferrumequinum isolate MPI-CBG mRhiFer1 chromosome 15, mRhiFer1_v1.p, whole genome shotgun sequence genomic region:
- the SPINT2 gene encoding kunitz-type protease inhibitor 2, which translates to MAQLCGLRRCWALLALLASLLLFQAEAADGERDVHDFCRVPKVVGRCRASMPRWWYNVTGGSCQQFVYGGCGGNDNNYLTKEECSEKCAGVTENTIDDLATSRNGADSSVPSVPRRQDFDDSSSDIFNYEEYCTAKAVTGPCRASFPRWHFDAEKNSCDNFIYGGCWGNKNNYLSKEECMSRCFGKQLYPVLPRSTHVVVLAGLFVMVLILLLGASVVCLTRVARRNQERALRTVWSSADDKEHLVKNTYLL; encoded by the exons ATGGCGCAGCTGTGTGGGTTGAGGCGGTGCTGGGCGCTGCTCGCCCTGCTGGCATCGCTGCTCCTCTTCCAGGCCGAGGCGGCCGACGGAGAACGCGACGTCCACG ACTTCTGCCGAGTTCCGAAGGTAGTGGGAAGGTGCCGGGCCTCCATGCCTAGGTGGTGGTACAATGTCACTGGCGGCTCCTGCCAGCAGTTTGTGTATGGAGGCTGTGGGGGAAACGACAATAATTACCTGACCAAGGAGGAGTGTTCTGAGAAGTGTGCTGGTGTGACAG AGAACACCATTGATGATCTCGCCACCAGCAGGAATGGAGCTGATTCCTCTGTCCCAAGTG TTCCCAGAAGGCAGGATTTTGACGACTCTTCCAGTGATATTTTCAACTACGAAG AATACTGCACTGCCAAGGCGGTCACTGGGCCTTGCCGCGCGTCCTTCCCTCGCTGGCACTTTGATGCCGAGAAAAACTCCTGTGATAACTTCATCTACGGAGGGTGTTGGGGCAATAAAAACAACTACCTCTCCAAGGAGGAGTGCATGAGCCGCTGCTTTG GCAAGCAGTTGTATCCTGTCCTGCCCCGCAGCACGCACG TGGTGGTCCTGGCGGGGCTGTTCGTGATGGTCCTGATCCTCTTGCTGGGAGCCTCCGTGGTCTGCCTGACCAGGGTGGCTCGGAGAAACCAGGAGCGCGCCCTCCGCACCGTCTGGAGCTCTGCGGACGACAAGGAGCACCTGGTGAAGAACACATACCTGCTGTGA